Proteins found in one Spirochaetales bacterium genomic segment:
- a CDS encoding FAD-binding oxidoreductase, with the protein MSLIDHRREHIAEYLRDESRLHGEASSISFPETGEEIAAVLETMKKEGTPVTVQGARTGIAGGAVPQGGHIMNLSGMKRIYSLRFDENNRNYLLGVEPGLTLAELRETILTKSFSTASWDKESHEALERLKNDVPYFFPPDPTEPSASLGGMVACDAKGACSFFYGGTRRYVEGLTVVLPDGSTASLRRGDGLVLGRRFSFSCDNGLVVSGELPSYTMPAIKNAAGYYTGRDMDLIDLIIGSEGTLCVVAGMFIRLVPRPPHVWGLTVFLPDEAAALDVVRSVRGDTHREGEGRMQGMKPQAIEFFDGNALRLLMEQKSCNPAFSSIRTVPEGSGSAVYIEYQGRTEDEVGEAVMALSETITAHGGSEDETWIATNAREMEPLVAFRHAVPEAVNLHIDGLRKADPSITKLGTDMAVPDERLDEVYSLYRTDLLRESLDYVIFGHIGNNHFHVNILPRGKAEYDKGRMLYRTWAERVCRMGGTIAAEHGTGKLKRDLLLLMYGVKGIDEMKEVKRAFDPGFMLNRGNLF; encoded by the coding sequence ATGTCTCTTATCGACCATCGACGGGAACACATAGCGGAATATCTGCGAGATGAATCGAGGCTGCACGGAGAGGCGTCCTCCATTTCCTTTCCCGAGACCGGAGAAGAGATCGCCGCTGTACTCGAGACGATGAAAAAAGAGGGGACGCCCGTCACGGTCCAGGGGGCGCGTACCGGCATTGCGGGGGGAGCGGTTCCGCAAGGCGGCCATATCATGAACCTTTCCGGAATGAAAAGGATATACTCGCTTCGATTCGATGAAAACAACCGGAATTACCTCCTCGGTGTCGAACCGGGCCTCACCCTTGCCGAACTCAGGGAAACGATACTCACCAAAAGCTTTTCAACAGCGTCATGGGACAAAGAATCGCACGAAGCGCTCGAACGTCTGAAAAATGATGTCCCTTACTTTTTCCCGCCCGACCCGACGGAACCCTCGGCCTCACTCGGCGGGATGGTCGCCTGCGATGCGAAAGGCGCCTGTTCGTTTTTCTACGGGGGAACGAGGCGGTATGTCGAAGGATTGACGGTGGTCCTCCCGGACGGTTCGACCGCGAGTCTCCGGCGCGGTGACGGCCTGGTGCTGGGGCGCCGGTTTTCCTTTTCATGCGACAACGGCCTGGTGGTATCGGGGGAACTCCCTTCTTATACCATGCCCGCAATAAAAAACGCGGCCGGTTATTACACCGGCCGTGACATGGATCTCATCGATCTCATTATCGGTTCCGAAGGAACCCTCTGCGTTGTCGCTGGGATGTTCATCCGGCTCGTGCCCAGACCGCCCCATGTGTGGGGGCTTACCGTTTTTCTTCCGGATGAAGCCGCCGCACTCGATGTCGTGCGGTCGGTCAGGGGCGACACACACCGGGAAGGGGAGGGCCGGATGCAAGGGATGAAACCTCAGGCGATAGAGTTTTTCGACGGCAACGCCCTGCGTCTTCTTATGGAACAGAAATCATGCAATCCCGCTTTTTCATCCATCCGGACGGTTCCGGAAGGGTCGGGAAGCGCGGTGTATATCGAATACCAAGGCCGGACGGAAGACGAGGTCGGCGAGGCGGTCATGGCATTGTCGGAAACCATCACCGCGCACGGCGGAAGCGAAGACGAGACGTGGATCGCGACAAACGCCCGTGAGATGGAACCCCTCGTTGCTTTCAGGCATGCGGTGCCTGAAGCGGTCAACCTCCATATCGACGGCCTGAGAAAAGCGGATCCTTCCATAACGAAACTCGGTACCGATATGGCGGTTCCGGACGAACGGCTTGACGAAGTATACTCCCTCTATCGAACCGATCTCCTGAGAGAATCCCTCGATTACGTCATATTCGGGCATATCGGCAACAACCATTTTCACGTCAATATCCTTCCCCGCGGCAAAGCGGAATACGATAAAGGCAGGATGCTTTACAGAACATGGGCGGAACGCGTATGCCGTATGGGCGGGACGATCGCCGCCGAACACGGAACCGGAAAGTTGAAACGGGACCTTCTGCTTCTGATGTACGGAGTGAAGGGAATCGATGAAATGAAGGAAGTAAAACGCGCCTTCGACCCCGGATTCATGCTCAACCGGGGGAATCTCTTTTAG
- a CDS encoding WGR domain-containing protein — protein MIIALYKITSHDEISYYYIHDYQGHLFSPYTFTAIWGKNLSMGKEKSFSFSTQSDMDKRIHELFKTKLKQGFKLLYTYPPRNDYQDMFIHLAEKQVS, from the coding sequence ATGATTATCGCTTTATACAAAATCACCTCACATGATGAGATCAGCTATTATTATATCCACGACTATCAGGGCCACCTCTTCTCTCCTTATACCTTTACCGCCATCTGGGGTAAAAACCTCAGTATGGGCAAGGAAAAATCCTTTTCCTTTTCGACACAGTCGGATATGGATAAGAGAATACACGAACTTTTCAAAACGAAACTAAAGCAGGGATTCAAGCTTCTTTACACCTATCCTCCGCGGAATGATTATCAGGATATGTTTATCCATCTTGCGGAAAAACAGGTTTCGTGA
- a CDS encoding UTP--glucose-1-phosphate uridylyltransferase has translation MKEKGIDIGLSAGILEKYNRGEYDHFVPVLVAGIPEIDGRTIIDVTGDIEETITLDAAQKRIDELGISIDLAKIGEVSGKEIRFDCKALRRLGVLLYPLLSYGILNGGSASSYVDYKKNHDFNETLFDICREEFEAVAEVSREKAKGITPAFINENKEHGPSFLELKMRMLLIEALRYQEYTGKKAAVLRPMFQMTSVYNNSQIEEAYGTYKKGGYLEPLIQETGIDITDVATGIQPMLSAFSHSSMGRPKTFFTGANGKPDSPLPMPGGHGQNFIVLKDIYKRLYREGKRFVCLGNVDNLGFTVDPRCLALLALRDKSAGFDFAFKTRVDNKGGVLIVDQNGKLNCADIGAAVSKEAIEKIEREGKKILFNCATGLFNLSFLVSHLDDIIKNLPVRFTDQDKDAGRYSQAEQVTWEVIGLIDDLLIFGVDKYERFLAAKLLLEGLMTSGVGMGHPDYPEDEEPSKDLKSIAGRLNRGLHRLLENAYGLKKEGMRWVPASIEEIKSGMRRSP, from the coding sequence ATGAAAGAAAAGGGAATCGACATCGGGTTGAGCGCCGGCATACTCGAAAAGTATAACAGGGGGGAGTACGATCATTTTGTTCCCGTCCTTGTTGCGGGGATACCGGAAATTGACGGGCGTACGATCATCGACGTTACCGGCGATATCGAAGAGACCATTACCCTCGATGCCGCGCAAAAACGAATCGATGAACTCGGGATATCGATCGATCTGGCGAAAATCGGGGAAGTGTCCGGGAAAGAGATCCGGTTTGATTGTAAGGCGCTTCGACGGCTCGGTGTGCTGCTTTATCCCCTGCTTTCCTATGGCATATTAAACGGCGGTTCGGCAAGCAGTTATGTCGATTACAAGAAAAATCATGACTTCAATGAAACCCTATTCGATATCTGCCGTGAAGAGTTTGAAGCGGTGGCGGAAGTTTCCCGGGAAAAGGCAAAGGGGATCACGCCGGCGTTTATCAATGAGAATAAGGAGCATGGTCCGAGTTTTCTTGAACTCAAGATGAGAATGCTTCTCATCGAGGCATTACGCTATCAGGAATATACGGGAAAAAAGGCCGCGGTACTCCGGCCCATGTTTCAGATGACCAGTGTCTACAATAACAGCCAGATCGAAGAGGCATACGGGACATATAAAAAAGGAGGCTATCTCGAGCCCCTTATACAGGAGACCGGTATCGATATAACGGATGTTGCGACCGGCATTCAGCCGATGCTTTCCGCTTTCTCCCACAGCAGCATGGGAAGGCCGAAAACCTTTTTCACCGGGGCAAACGGAAAACCTGACTCGCCGCTGCCCATGCCGGGCGGTCACGGACAGAATTTCATCGTATTGAAAGATATCTACAAACGGCTCTACCGGGAAGGCAAAAGATTTGTCTGTCTGGGTAATGTGGACAATCTCGGTTTTACCGTCGATCCCCGATGTCTCGCCCTCCTCGCACTCAGAGACAAGTCGGCCGGTTTCGATTTCGCGTTCAAGACCAGGGTGGACAACAAGGGGGGGGTGTTGATCGTCGATCAAAACGGCAAACTGAACTGCGCGGATATCGGGGCCGCCGTTTCAAAAGAAGCGATTGAAAAAATCGAGCGGGAAGGAAAGAAAATTCTCTTCAATTGCGCGACCGGCTTGTTCAACCTTTCATTTCTGGTTTCTCACCTCGATGATATTATCAAAAATCTCCCGGTCCGCTTTACGGATCAGGACAAGGACGCGGGCCGCTATTCCCAGGCGGAACAGGTCACCTGGGAGGTTATCGGCCTTATCGACGATCTTTTGATTTTCGGCGTCGACAAGTATGAACGCTTTCTGGCCGCAAAACTTCTTCTTGAGGGGTTGATGACAAGCGGTGTCGGTATGGGGCATCCGGATTATCCCGAAGATGAGGAACCGTCAAAGGATCTGAAATCAATCGCCGGCCGCCTCAACCGCGGCCTGCATCGCTTACTCGAAAATGCTTACGGATTGAAAAAAGAAGGTATGAGGTGGGTTCCCGCTTCGATCGAGGAAATAAAATCGGGAATGAGGCGATCCCCTTGA
- a CDS encoding histone-lysine N-methyltransferase, protein MPNLYRDIFPYDEPPRLEYDNVIVPLRIPDSIWITDTTFRDGQQSQPPFSVNEIATIYDYFHKLGGKAGIIRQCEFFLYSDKDRKAVEECLELGYMYPEITGWIRAVKADFQLVKQMGLKETGILTSASDYHIYLKLKSSRGEIMEQYLDVVREALNEGIVPRCHFEDITRADIYGFVIPFAQELMKLREESGINIKIRLCDTLGFADPNPACVLPRSVPKLVHAMISEAGVPSECLEWHGHNDFHKVHANSTAAWLYGCSAVNSAIFGIGERTGNSPLEALIIEYISIKGPDPRIDVSMITELARYFEKHLHKDIPDNYPFVGKDFNVTRAGIHADGMIKNEEIYNIFDTEKLLNRPIGVLITDKSGIAGIAWWLNAQLQLPPEGRIDKHHPGVKKIYDWVVGQYNDGRSVGISDEEMMWLARKFLPDYFESDFDRLKEKVRSVAADVIQPLRKHPDLIARDETRIELLLQKIIEENPFIQLILFTDPKGHRMIHNITQVTDKDKYLNFTNDDFAASDWFIKPNEDGKIHVTDLYVSRFTGRLCITVSTPVFDEEENMIGIIAFDIKFEEAVKL, encoded by the coding sequence ATGCCGAATCTCTACAGGGACATTTTCCCTTATGACGAGCCGCCCCGGCTTGAATACGATAATGTTATCGTTCCACTCCGCATCCCCGACTCCATCTGGATTACGGACACGACATTCCGTGACGGTCAGCAGTCCCAGCCTCCTTTTTCCGTCAATGAAATCGCCACAATTTACGATTATTTTCATAAATTGGGGGGAAAGGCGGGGATCATCCGCCAGTGCGAATTCTTTCTCTACAGCGACAAGGACAGAAAAGCGGTCGAGGAATGCCTCGAGCTGGGATACATGTACCCGGAAATTACCGGCTGGATAAGGGCGGTGAAGGCGGATTTCCAGCTTGTGAAACAGATGGGTCTCAAGGAAACAGGAATCCTCACCTCCGCATCGGATTACCATATCTACCTGAAATTGAAAAGCAGCCGCGGTGAAATAATGGAACAGTACCTCGATGTCGTCAGGGAAGCCCTGAACGAAGGGATTGTTCCGCGCTGTCATTTCGAAGATATTACGAGGGCGGATATCTACGGCTTTGTCATCCCGTTCGCCCAGGAACTCATGAAGTTACGCGAGGAAAGCGGGATCAATATAAAGATACGGCTTTGCGATACCCTCGGGTTCGCCGATCCGAATCCCGCCTGCGTTTTACCCCGGTCCGTTCCGAAACTCGTCCATGCGATGATCTCGGAGGCGGGTGTGCCCTCCGAATGCCTCGAATGGCACGGCCACAACGATTTTCACAAGGTTCACGCGAACTCCACGGCCGCGTGGCTTTACGGGTGTTCGGCGGTCAATTCGGCGATATTCGGTATCGGCGAGCGGACGGGTAACTCCCCCCTCGAAGCCCTCATTATCGAATATATTTCCATCAAGGGGCCCGATCCCCGCATCGACGTTTCCATGATTACCGAGCTTGCCCGTTATTTTGAAAAGCACCTGCACAAGGATATTCCGGATAATTACCCCTTTGTGGGAAAGGATTTCAATGTCACGCGGGCGGGGATTCACGCAGACGGTATGATAAAGAACGAGGAGATATACAATATATTCGACACGGAAAAGCTTCTGAACCGGCCGATCGGTGTGCTTATCACTGACAAATCCGGAATAGCGGGTATTGCCTGGTGGCTCAACGCCCAGCTTCAGCTTCCGCCCGAAGGGCGTATCGACAAACATCATCCCGGTGTCAAGAAAATCTACGACTGGGTCGTCGGACAGTATAACGACGGGAGGTCGGTCGGTATATCCGACGAGGAGATGATGTGGCTTGCCAGAAAATTCCTCCCCGACTACTTTGAAAGCGATTTCGACCGCCTCAAGGAAAAGGTGAGAAGCGTCGCGGCCGATGTCATTCAGCCGCTCAGAAAACATCCGGATCTGATTGCGCGTGATGAAACACGGATCGAACTGCTTCTCCAGAAAATCATCGAGGAAAATCCCTTTATCCAGCTCATTCTTTTCACAGACCCCAAAGGCCACCGGATGATCCATAATATCACCCAGGTAACGGACAAGGACAAATATCTCAATTTTACCAATGACGATTTTGCCGCCAGCGACTGGTTTATCAAGCCCAATGAAGACGGGAAGATCCATGTCACGGACCTCTATGTATCACGATTCACGGGAAGACTCTGCATTACCGTTTCAACACCGGTATTCGATGAAGAGGAAAACATGATCGGTATTATCGCCTTCGATATCAAGTTTGAAGAAGCGGTGAAGCTGTAG
- a CDS encoding sialate O-acetylesterase, with product MRFLYGDKPFIHYPLTLFAITAAAVLVGLTGCLSVKSGNIITQNISPASLFSNNMVVQAGKPVPVWGTAQAGKTVLVTFAGQEKKALADENGKWRVTLDPIDVSFDPGEMTVDYLPAEGDSIEGNGELGRRFGNVLVGEIWFCSGQSNMAMGMSGIADRRNELRDTDYPAVRLFLIPENASPFPRETVSSIWVESNRDNVVSLGWKGFSAVAYTFGRKLYNELRIPVGLIVSAYSGSAIEPWIPEEALKSTPALSRYFDELVAADKAYDEEKKKNGDAKHPFEGIYEYARLKPETLYNAMIAPVVPLALRGFLWYQGESNVGDGMIYSDKLKALIAGWRSVFGQGNVPFYYVQLPPYDYGNEGILPRMWEAQEACLAVENTAMAVTVDVGELKDIHPSRKREVGERLALLAMKHLYGKTGLVSSGPVFREMTISGGTAVIHFDHTGSGLVSVDGKPLSAFTIAGPDMSFVPAEAVIEGDTVIVRGVGVEHPAAVRYAWSGTASPGLFNREGLPARPFRTDKGE from the coding sequence ATGCGTTTTTTATACGGTGATAAACCGTTTATTCATTATCCATTGACGTTATTCGCAATAACGGCCGCCGCCGTCCTTGTCGGTCTCACCGGCTGCCTTTCTGTAAAAAGCGGAAACATCATCACGCAGAATATCTCGCCCGCCTCCCTGTTCAGCAACAATATGGTCGTGCAGGCGGGGAAACCGGTTCCTGTCTGGGGTACCGCTCAGGCGGGAAAGACCGTTCTCGTCACGTTCGCGGGGCAGGAAAAAAAAGCGCTAGCGGATGAGAACGGGAAGTGGCGTGTGACCCTCGATCCCATCGACGTTTCTTTTGATCCGGGGGAAATGACCGTCGACTATCTTCCTGCGGAAGGAGACTCCATCGAAGGAAACGGGGAGCTGGGCAGAAGGTTCGGGAATGTCCTCGTGGGAGAGATCTGGTTTTGTTCCGGGCAGTCCAATATGGCCATGGGAATGTCCGGTATCGCGGACCGGAGAAACGAACTCAGGGATACCGACTACCCGGCGGTCAGACTTTTCCTGATTCCGGAGAACGCAAGTCCATTTCCCCGGGAAACTGTTTCCTCCATCTGGGTGGAAAGCAATCGTGACAATGTCGTTTCCCTGGGCTGGAAGGGGTTTTCCGCAGTGGCATATACCTTCGGGAGGAAACTGTATAACGAGCTTCGGATCCCCGTCGGGCTTATCGTTTCGGCGTATTCGGGAAGCGCCATTGAACCATGGATTCCCGAAGAAGCGTTGAAGTCAACACCCGCGCTTTCCCGTTATTTCGACGAGCTTGTCGCGGCTGACAAAGCGTACGACGAAGAAAAGAAAAAAAACGGCGATGCAAAGCATCCTTTTGAAGGTATTTATGAATATGCCCGCCTCAAACCGGAAACACTCTACAATGCCATGATCGCGCCCGTCGTTCCGCTCGCCCTGAGGGGGTTTCTCTGGTACCAGGGTGAATCGAATGTCGGTGACGGGATGATCTATTCGGACAAGCTGAAAGCACTCATTGCCGGCTGGCGAAGCGTCTTCGGCCAGGGAAACGTTCCGTTCTACTATGTCCAGCTTCCTCCCTATGATTACGGGAATGAGGGAATCCTCCCCCGGATGTGGGAGGCACAGGAAGCGTGTCTTGCGGTCGAGAATACGGCAATGGCGGTAACGGTCGATGTGGGGGAACTGAAAGACATTCACCCCTCGAGAAAGCGGGAAGTGGGAGAACGCCTTGCCCTTCTTGCGATGAAGCATCTCTACGGGAAAACCGGATTGGTGAGTTCCGGACCGGTCTTCAGGGAAATGACGATATCGGGCGGTACCGCGGTGATTCATTTCGATCATACGGGGAGCGGCCTCGTTTCCGTGGACGGGAAGCCCCTTTCGGCGTTTACCATCGCGGGACCGGACATGTCGTTCGTGCCCGCGGAAGCGGTCATCGAGGGGGATACGGTCATCGTGAGAGGCGTCGGGGTTGAACATCCGGCAGCGGTCCGTTATGCGTGGAGCGGTACGGCGTCCCCCGGCCTTTTCAACAGGGAAGGGCTTCCCGCAAGACCCTTTCGAACGGATAAAGGGGAATGA
- a CDS encoding carboxypeptidase M32, whose translation MEESIHRLKDIDGEITLLIRSRSLLDWDQETYMPEKAIDERARQIALLERLIHERITSPETGELLAKLGVDEEHAPGPGVYTDIDAAFLRETSRRYDKAVRLPDSLVSEIALQASLAQARWAVARRESDFSLFAPHLSTLLTLIREKADCLGFRKDRYEPLLDEYEPWLKPEVLDEILEKLKPRLGALLNRITATGKTKTNNFLSREFPVEKQKAFGRFILEKMGFEFERGRLDTSAHPFTTALGSSDIRLTTRYNPRHFSTGCFGIIHECGHGLYDLGFSESLSGTLLENGTSLGIHESQSRLWENIVGRSLPFWQAFYPKLNELFPDVLADVDTDAFYRGINAVEPSLIRVEADEVTYNLHIILRYELERKLINEELAVEDLPDAWNRESRKLLGVSPGNDSEGVLQDIHWSFGAFGYFPTYTLGNLYSSQFYMTMKKETANLEEEVKKGNLIIIREWLKNRIHQHGRVHPAHELCRIVTGSPLDHEHFLTYLNEKYGALYGC comes from the coding sequence ATGGAAGAATCGATTCACAGACTTAAAGACATTGACGGGGAAATCACACTGCTCATCCGAAGCCGTTCGCTTCTGGACTGGGACCAGGAAACATATATGCCGGAGAAGGCGATCGATGAACGGGCGCGGCAGATCGCACTCCTGGAACGCCTTATTCACGAACGCATTACCTCTCCGGAAACCGGCGAACTCCTCGCTAAACTCGGGGTGGATGAAGAACACGCGCCCGGGCCGGGGGTGTATACAGATATCGATGCGGCATTCCTCCGTGAAACCTCACGCAGGTACGACAAGGCCGTCCGGCTTCCCGACTCCCTTGTTTCCGAGATCGCCCTGCAGGCGTCCCTCGCTCAGGCACGGTGGGCCGTCGCACGAAGGGAATCGGATTTTTCATTGTTCGCCCCGCACCTTTCCACCCTCCTCACCCTGATCAGGGAAAAAGCCGATTGTCTCGGATTTCGAAAAGACCGCTACGAACCGCTTCTCGACGAATACGAACCGTGGCTTAAGCCCGAGGTCCTTGATGAAATTCTCGAAAAACTCAAACCCAGACTCGGCGCATTATTGAACCGGATAACGGCAACGGGAAAAACAAAAACGAATAATTTTCTTTCACGGGAATTTCCCGTCGAAAAGCAGAAAGCATTCGGCCGCTTTATTTTGGAAAAAATGGGATTCGAATTCGAACGGGGAAGACTCGATACATCGGCGCATCCTTTTACCACCGCCCTGGGAAGTTCGGATATCAGATTGACCACACGGTATAATCCCCGCCATTTCAGCACCGGCTGTTTCGGTATCATCCATGAATGCGGCCACGGCCTCTACGATCTCGGATTCTCCGAATCGTTATCCGGCACGCTTCTTGAAAACGGCACGAGTCTGGGAATCCATGAATCGCAGTCACGGTTGTGGGAAAACATCGTCGGAAGAAGTTTACCTTTCTGGCAGGCATTTTACCCGAAACTCAATGAATTGTTTCCGGATGTCCTCGCTGATGTGGATACGGATGCCTTCTATCGGGGTATCAATGCAGTCGAACCCTCACTCATCAGAGTGGAGGCCGATGAGGTCACCTATAACCTTCATATTATCCTGCGTTATGAACTCGAGCGGAAACTGATTAATGAGGAGCTTGCGGTGGAGGATCTCCCCGATGCATGGAACCGTGAATCAAGAAAACTTCTCGGGGTTTCGCCCGGCAATGACTCGGAAGGGGTACTGCAGGATATTCACTGGTCGTTCGGGGCATTCGGCTACTTTCCCACCTACACCCTCGGGAATCTCTACAGTTCACAGTTTTATATGACGATGAAAAAGGAAACGGCGAATCTGGAGGAGGAAGTGAAAAAAGGCAACCTTATCATTATCCGTGAATGGCTGAAAAACCGCATCCATCAACACGGGAGGGTCCACCCGGCGCACGAACTCTGCCGTATCGTCACCGGGTCTCCGCTCGACCACGAACATTTCCTCACCTATCTTAATGAAAAATACGGGGCGCTGTATGGGTGCTGA
- a CDS encoding threonine--tRNA ligase, giving the protein MKEKNDKLLALRHSFSHVMAEAVLEIFPDAKFAIGPAIEHGFYYDFDLPRPLTPEDLTVIEERMKKIIAGNHTFEKKVISKKEALEFFSRQPYKIELIEALPDNEDISIYTQNSFTDLCRGPHVENTSQLHPGAFKLLSTAGAYWRGDEKNSMLQRIYGTAWETPKDLRGHLNWLAEVEKRDHRKLGKELDLFSTHESAGAGLIYWHPKGGRIRATIEEFWRQEHFENGYEILYTPHIGKSWLWETSGHLGFYSENMYAPMSIDEQDYYIKPMNCPFHILVYKTQTRSYRDLPMRWAELGTVYRFERSGVLHGLLRVRGFTQDDAHIFCTPDQIENEILEVLRFSLRIWKAFGFKDINAYLATKPEKSVGEEERWDKAIESLKKAIEKEKLPYSFDEGGGAFYGPKIDLKVNDALGREWQMTTIQFDFNEPERFDMTFVDADGKEKRPYMVHRALLGSLERFFGVLVEHYGGAFPVWLSPVQVALIPVAATFNGYAEKLEKILGAEHIRVITDLGDDRMNAKIRNAQTQKIPYMLILGDKEASAEAVSVRLRTGEQKNLMPVDDFLSFIKEKIAGKELI; this is encoded by the coding sequence ATGAAAGAAAAAAACGATAAATTGCTCGCATTACGGCATTCCTTCTCCCATGTCATGGCGGAAGCGGTCCTCGAAATCTTTCCCGACGCAAAGTTCGCGATAGGCCCGGCAATCGAACATGGATTTTACTATGACTTCGACCTCCCCCGCCCGCTCACGCCGGAGGACCTCACGGTGATCGAAGAAAGGATGAAAAAGATCATCGCCGGAAACCATACGTTTGAAAAAAAGGTCATCTCCAAGAAAGAAGCGCTTGAGTTTTTCAGCCGGCAGCCATATAAGATCGAATTGATCGAAGCTCTTCCCGATAACGAGGACATTTCGATATACACCCAGAACTCCTTCACCGATCTATGCCGCGGGCCGCATGTCGAGAACACCTCGCAGCTTCATCCCGGCGCATTCAAACTCCTTTCAACGGCCGGTGCTTACTGGAGGGGGGATGAAAAAAATTCCATGCTTCAGCGTATATACGGTACGGCATGGGAAACCCCGAAGGACCTCCGCGGCCATCTGAACTGGCTGGCCGAGGTCGAAAAACGCGATCACAGAAAACTGGGAAAGGAACTCGATCTTTTTTCCACCCATGAATCGGCGGGAGCCGGACTCATCTACTGGCACCCCAAAGGGGGGAGAATAAGGGCGACGATCGAGGAGTTCTGGCGGCAGGAACATTTTGAAAACGGCTATGAAATTCTCTATACCCCGCATATCGGAAAATCCTGGCTTTGGGAGACATCCGGCCACCTCGGCTTCTATTCGGAAAACATGTATGCGCCGATGAGTATCGACGAGCAGGACTACTATATAAAACCAATGAACTGTCCGTTTCATATTCTCGTCTATAAAACGCAAACGCGGTCCTACCGGGACCTGCCCATGCGGTGGGCGGAACTCGGAACCGTTTACCGCTTCGAACGCTCCGGGGTACTTCACGGCCTGCTTCGAGTCCGGGGATTTACCCAGGATGACGCCCATATCTTCTGCACGCCGGATCAGATCGAAAACGAGATCCTCGAGGTGCTCCGCTTTTCACTCCGGATATGGAAAGCATTCGGTTTCAAGGACATAAACGCCTACCTCGCGACCAAACCCGAAAAATCCGTGGGCGAAGAAGAACGATGGGACAAGGCGATCGAATCCCTGAAAAAGGCGATCGAAAAGGAAAAGCTGCCCTATTCATTCGACGAAGGGGGCGGTGCTTTCTACGGACCAAAGATAGACCTCAAGGTGAATGACGCCCTCGGCAGGGAATGGCAGATGACCACGATCCAGTTCGATTTCAACGAACCCGAACGCTTCGACATGACCTTTGTCGACGCGGACGGCAAAGAAAAACGCCCGTACATGGTTCACCGCGCGTTATTGGGATCGCTCGAACGATTCTTCGGCGTCCTTGTCGAACATTACGGCGGGGCGTTTCCGGTCTGGCTGTCGCCGGTACAGGTGGCGCTTATTCCCGTTGCCGCTACTTTCAACGGATACGCGGAAAAACTCGAGAAAATACTCGGCGCCGAACATATTCGGGTGATAACGGATCTCGGTGACGACAGAATGAATGCGAAAATCAGAAACGCCCAGACGCAGAAAATTCCCTATATGCTCATTCTGGGTGATAAGGAAGCATCCGCGGAGGCGGTATCGGTCAGGCTGAGGACCGGCGAACAAAAAAATCTTATGCCGGTGGATGACTTCCTGTCATTTATAAAAGAAAAGATCGCAGGAAAAGAACTCATATAA
- a CDS encoding CDP-alcohol phosphatidyltransferase family protein, whose protein sequence is MYRRTPLINNIVLTFIVLYCIQAILFIVPALIYSFPSFIIVAFFCASALFHGIFTVLLILMKHAFVNEATGEILTSVNMANLITLSRLSAIPTIVFLFFEFRQPGVQCIIFFFIAFVFITDFVDGVIARYCRQITTIGRYLDSSSDYFLIIFTSIIYFLFGLVPIWLFILIVVRLLILGAGAILYAIIAKKVAYSVTFLGKASIFSIMTLFVLKLVPFIVSWAPFSIILSVIEYCVAAFLVASFIEKIVIIVREKKKVI, encoded by the coding sequence ATGTATCGACGGACACCGCTTATTAACAATATCGTTCTTACCTTTATTGTGTTGTACTGCATCCAGGCAATCCTTTTCATCGTTCCGGCCCTCATCTATTCATTTCCTTCTTTTATTATTGTCGCTTTTTTTTGCGCTTCCGCGCTTTTTCACGGAATTTTCACCGTATTACTGATCCTGATGAAACATGCTTTTGTCAACGAAGCAACGGGTGAAATCCTTACATCGGTAAATATGGCAAATTTGATTACCCTTTCGCGATTAAGCGCAATTCCGACCATCGTATTCCTTTTTTTTGAATTCAGGCAGCCGGGCGTACAGTGCATAATATTTTTCTTTATCGCCTTTGTCTTTATTACCGATTTCGTCGACGGTGTCATAGCCCGGTATTGCAGACAGATAACCACGATAGGAAGGTACCTCGATTCCTCGAGCGATTATTTTCTGATCATTTTCACCTCGATTATCTATTTTTTATTCGGGCTTGTTCCCATCTGGCTTTTTATTCTTATCGTCGTGCGACTTTTAATTCTCGGCGCCGGGGCTATCCTTTATGCCATCATCGCAAAAAAAGTCGCCTATTCGGTTACTTTTCTCGGCAAGGCTTCGATATTTTCGATAATGACGCTTTTCGTCCTCAAACTGGTTCCCTTTATTGTATCCTGGGCTCCTTTTTCCATCATCCTGTCGGTTATCGAATATTGTGTGGCTGCGTTCCTCGTCGCTTCCTTTATCGAGAAAATCGTCATTATTGTCAGAGAGAAAAAAAAGGTTATTTGA